Below is a genomic region from Methanococcus vannielii SB.
GGCAGTTCATGCACCTTGCCATGACACTTGAACCTAATGCAAGGCCATCTTCAACAAAAACAATATTTTTAGAAACGTCATCCCATATATCAAGTTCTGAGAGCATTTCAATTATCAATTTTGGTTTTTCACCAGTAATTCCCGCTCTTCCAGTAATTCCAATTGCAGTTTCTTTAGATACTATTTTTTCATCATGTGCTAACTTTATGAGCCTTTGCGTAATTTTTGCAGAAACTATGTCAAGCGTATAAAGAAGTGTTGGAACATTTGATTCCTGTAGAATTTTTGCTCCGATTTTTTCAAGTTCAAAAATATCACTACCATTTTCACCAACGTCACAACCTATCAAAAATGTACCTGCTTTTTGTGCACTTTCAGGATTTACTGGGACTGTTCCAAATCTGGAAACGCCTTTTGGAACTTCTCTTATTATAACAAATTTATGAATTTCTTCAGCATATTTTTTTGCAAGTTCTTTATCAAGTTTTCCTTTAGTATTTATGATATCTAAAACTGCACCGCCCCTTTTATTTACTAAATCAGTTCCTCGAACTACTGAATCACATACTGCCCCTGCTAAACCACATAAATTTCCTACAACTTTTGCATAAGGTTCTGAATCATTAGTAATCCTACCTGCCAAGGTTGTACCAAAGTCTATACTTATACAGGGATTTCGGTAATCAATTTCTGTCCATTTGCTTCCAATTTTTATTCCTGCAGTTACAAGTTCCCCTTCCATTTCATTTGCAACTACTTCTTTTCCAGTTGGGGGAACTACTCCTGTTACTGCCCCATCAAAAATTAATTTATCTATTAAAGTATAATCTTGTAATATTTCTGGAAGCTGCTTTTTTGTCATTATCGGCGTCATTTTTCCATTTGGAATTCCTGCCATCCTACAACCTTCAGCAAGGGATACTATCATCATTCCAACTTCTTCAGGAGATGCAAATCCAGCAGTAACACCTGTACTCCTAACAACAAAATGAATATCATTTACACTTAAATGTGCTTTATCCATTGCTCCTTTTAAAACATCCCTAACCATTTCAGAAACTGCTTCTTTTGTAAGTTCAATATCCCATATTGTACGTCCAAAAACCTTCTCTCCTTTTTTAGGTGGCCGTACATCCCTTGTAAGCCTGACTTCCTTTGATACCACGTAAGTTTTTCCAGATTCCATATCTGTTGCAGAAATAATTGATTTAGTGGTTGTATTTCCAAGTTCAACCGAAGCTACCGTGTAATACGGTAAAATTCTCTGGTTTGGGCCAACTTTTTTTGGATTTAAATCCATTACATCGATAGATTGTGATTTAGCATATTGAATCTTTGGTGATTTTGAGAACATACCCTTAATTAACTTAATAAAGCCCATTTATACCATCTCCATACTCTAAACTTGCAAAATTATTATAATTATTTAAAAAAACATTAATAAATTATGAAAATTTGATTATATAAATGTGGTATTTTTGAATTTTAAAACCGCAAATATCTCATTATCTAAAATCAGCTACATTATTTTAAAATGGTTGTAACTTTAAGGGCTAAATTTTTAGAAATGTAGTTTAGTAACATATTATTTTCCAAATACGGCCTTCTCCAAAATTGGCCAAACTACACTTGAAGGGCTATCCATATCTCCTTTTTCATTTATAATGTCTAAAAGATTATTTTTAGTTACGTATTCCAAAATCCTGTCGATTTTGCCATCGTCAATCATGTTAAAAATCCTTCTTATTTTAAGATTTTTATCGATTTCTTTTGAAAATTCCTTTTTCCAGTCTTTTTCATAGCTTTTTAGGAATTCAAGCGAATAATTTCCTTTAAAATAGTTATTTATAGTATTTGCACAGATTTTTCCACATTTAGCACCGTAGTAGAGTCCGCCACCACTTAAAGGTTTTACTTGCCCTGCAGAGTCCCCAACAAGCATTACATTATCCGTTACAGTTTTTGAATAGCCTATAGGAATTGCACCAGACGTAAATTCAATTGGAGTTGCATTTTTTAAAATTTCATTTGCAATACGGTTATTTTTTAAAAATTCCGTTAATTTTTTGTAAGAATTATTTGAATCACACGTTCCAACTCTTACTCTATCATTTCCAAGTGGAATTATCCAAGTAAAAAACCTTTCAGAATATCTTTTATCATAAAATACATTTACAAAATCATCATCAATTTTTGCATTTGCATATTCTATCTGTATTCCGGATATTATTTCTCTTTTCTTATTCATTTGAAGTGATTTTCCAATATTTGAGCGGATTCCATCAGCACCGATAATTATTTTAGGGCATACTTCGTAACTTTCACCAAGATGCATTATTTCAAGCTTTTGAAATTTTTCTTTAAGGCTAGATTTAGTAATGTAATTACGTCTTTTTTGGTTTGAATTTTTGATTTTCCCATACGATTTCATTAAAACATCTACTCTTTTTGAGGCCCTTTTTGCAATATCTTTATCCATTACCTTTCTTTCAAAAACTTCTGCCCTAACTTTCTCATTTCCAACTGTAAATACATTGTTTTTTGAAAATATATTTGCTCCTCGAACCTTATTTACTGAACCCTTAGGATTGCCAAGTTCTTTTACCCCATTTACACTTATAAGTCCTGCACATTGTAGTGGTACCCCAATTTCTTGATGCTCCTCTAAAACAAGCACTTTTTTATCCGTAATATTTTCCCCAGTTATAAATCCGGCTGGGCCCCCTCCAACAATTATTATATCGTACTTTTCAAAATCCATCTTATTCCCGAAAATTTTTTTAAAGTTACCGTAGTTTTTAAAAATAGCCCTAATTAAAAACTATTAATTAAGAATTAATAACTAAGAATTACTAATAAAAATTTAAAAAATTTAAATATTTTTAAATTCAATATTAAATACCTGCATAAATATATTTTCATTATTATTCAAGTTAATCTCAAATGTGGGTTACTTATGGATTAATTGTAATA
It encodes:
- a CDS encoding methanogenesis marker 14 protein, with the translated sequence MGFIKLIKGMFSKSPKIQYAKSQSIDVMDLNPKKVGPNQRILPYYTVASVELGNTTTKSIISATDMESGKTYVVSKEVRLTRDVRPPKKGEKVFGRTIWDIELTKEAVSEMVRDVLKGAMDKAHLSVNDIHFVVRSTGVTAGFASPEEVGMMIVSLAEGCRMAGIPNGKMTPIMTKKQLPEILQDYTLIDKLIFDGAVTGVVPPTGKEVVANEMEGELVTAGIKIGSKWTEIDYRNPCISIDFGTTLAGRITNDSEPYAKVVGNLCGLAGAVCDSVVRGTDLVNKRGGAVLDIINTKGKLDKELAKKYAEEIHKFVIIREVPKGVSRFGTVPVNPESAQKAGTFLIGCDVGENGSDIFELEKIGAKILQESNVPTLLYTLDIVSAKITQRLIKLAHDEKIVSKETAIGITGRAGITGEKPKLIIEMLSELDIWDDVSKNIVFVEDGLALGSSVMARCMNCLGTPKIPIGGNRNGPCILGQRIKRQKEMGMLR
- a CDS encoding geranylgeranyl reductase family protein, with amino-acid sequence MDFEKYDIIIVGGGPAGFITGENITDKKVLVLEEHQEIGVPLQCAGLISVNGVKELGNPKGSVNKVRGANIFSKNNVFTVGNEKVRAEVFERKVMDKDIAKRASKRVDVLMKSYGKIKNSNQKRRNYITKSSLKEKFQKLEIMHLGESYEVCPKIIIGADGIRSNIGKSLQMNKKREIISGIQIEYANAKIDDDFVNVFYDKRYSERFFTWIIPLGNDRVRVGTCDSNNSYKKLTEFLKNNRIANEILKNATPIEFTSGAIPIGYSKTVTDNVMLVGDSAGQVKPLSGGGLYYGAKCGKICANTINNYFKGNYSLEFLKSYEKDWKKEFSKEIDKNLKIRRIFNMIDDGKIDRILEYVTKNNLLDIINEKGDMDSPSSVVWPILEKAVFGK